CTCAGGGTGACGGGCCTCACGGTCACGGGGCGGGACTCGTCAAGGTTCAGCGACTGGAGCGCCTCGCGGGCGCGTGACATGCGGGACCGCACCGTGCCGACAGGCACATCGAGCACGCAGGCGGCTTCCTCGTAGCTCAGCCCTTCGAGCACGACCAGCAGAAGCGTTTCGCGCTGGGGGGCGGGGAGACCGTCGAGGGCGTGCGCCATCTCCTGCAACTGCATGTGCCCGAACTGGCGGGCGGGCTGGGTGACGCTGACGTCCTCCAGCGGGGTTGTTTCGGGCGTCCTGCGATGATGCCTGATCAGGTTGACGTGGACATTGTACAAGATCTTTAAAAGCCACCCGCGCATGCTCCCGGCCCGCCGCCAGAGATGCTGCTTGCGCAACGCCCGCTCCAGGCACTCCTGCACGAGGTCGTCGGCACGGTCGCGATCCTTGACCAGAGCCCTTGCATATCGCCGTAAACCAGGCACTTCACGGGCGATCAGCCACTCTGTATCGTCCATGACCCTGCCCTCGCGTCCTTGCTGAAAATCACCCCGTGTCTTGTACGGATAGACGCCAGGTCCGGCGTTGAAGTTCCAAAATAAATACGAGGCGGAGGGAGCTGCCTGTGATTCTCCCTGGGCTGCATCTGGAAAGGATCATTTGATGCCGGCCGGCTCTGTTCCGCCCATGCGCCGATCCGGCCCAATGATAATCTGTTCACTTTTCAGGGAACCGTTCTCCGATCATGGGCGTCTTTACCCGCAAGGCCAGCTCATGGCGGCGGATGCGGATGCCGTGGGGGCCAAAGCGGCAAGGAGACGTCATGGATGAGGATCGGGCCGGAAGGTGGGTGGCGACGCCGGGCAAGGAGCCGGCAACCTCCAGCCTGAAGGCAAGGCCGGAAACGATGATGCCGGCCGCTGAGCCGAAGCCATGTCATCCCCGAGCGCGATCCCACGGATCGGGCTTCAGTTAACCTAGATACAGGAGTTTTTCATGCTCAAGTTCATCGGCGGCACCGTAGGCGTCATTTTCCTGATCGGCCTCCTGGTCCTGATCGGGCTTCTCGCCTTGATTTTCTAGCTCGTCGGAATCGGTGGCGGAGGGAGTGCGGCCAAGTTCGATCCTCGTCGCGATCCTGCGTTCCGCAGCCTGATTCAAGGGGCGGCGCGGCCGGTATCCGATCGGACCGGCTCGATTGCTTCCCAATCCGGAACCATGATCGTCCTGACTGCCTGGCTCAGGGCTTGGCCTGAACCCATCGCGCCCTGTCGGCGCGGTGGACAAGGCGATTGCCATCCCATCCAATATAAAAATTTCGGTAATTAAGATAAAGCGGCTTTGCTGCAAAATTATTTATAGGATAAGTTGTGATATTTTTGGGAACCCCTGAAGCAATCTGTTGTTGTTATTCCGAGATCGGGCCTCATATGAAAATGAGCTCGCAGGAAATCCTAGTAATCATAGGATTTTCTCACGTCATCTAATGGAGAGACCGATGAAGAACATTTTGACTGTAACGAGCGCTGTTGCACTGCTCGCGTTTGGAACCCCGGCACTTGCGCAGCAGCAGAACGCCCAGCCGGCTGGTGGCGGCCAGAATTCCACAGCGGGGACTGATGTCCAAGTACAGCAGGCTGCTCCCGAAGTAACCGTCCAGCAGCCCGCACCGGAAGTGACGGTTCAGCGCCCCGCTCCCGAAGTGACCGTCCAACAGCCTGAGCCCAACGTCACCGTCCAGCAGGCCGAGCCGAACGTGAATGTCGAGCAGGCCGAACCGAATGTCACCGTGGAACGGAGCGGCGAGCCGAACGTCAACGTCGTTCGGCCGGATCAGCAGAACGCGCCGGAGGCGCAGGGGCAGGAAGGCTCCCAGGAAGCGGGTGACACCGGCGGTGAGCGGGCGCGGGACGCGGGTGCCGGGACCCCGACGGCAGGCATGACACCCACGACACCGATGGACACCCCGCGGCTGATGGGCGATCAGGTCTCGGGAATGATCGGGACCAACGCCGTCACGGCGAACGATGAGGAGGTCGGCGAGATCGAAAACCTCCTGATCGGCTCCGAAGGCCAGGTGGAGGCGGCGATCGTCGAGTGGGGTGGTTTCCTGGGCATCGGTTCCAAGACCGCCGCTGTTCCCTGGAATGCGCTTCAGTTGAACGAGGCAAGTGATCGTGTGGTCATCGACATGACCCGCGAGGAAATGGAAGCGCTGCCAGCCTACAACGGCGACCCGGCGTCGGTCGCCGGCATCGATGCCGAAGCGAAGCCGGTACAGTAAACCGGGACGAGCAAAGCAGGGCTGGAATTCCCGATACTCCACGGGGCTTTCGGCGGACGGGGGCGGGCGTCTTGCAAGGCGCCCGCCCCCTGGCGTGTCGTCGTGCGGTCCCTCTGCCTTCCCGTGGCCTGCCGGACATGGAAAGGGGCAACGCGAACGGCGCCGGAATCCTGTTACATTCGAGATATTTGAAGAGGATGGTGGGCGCGACAGGGATTGAACCTGTGACCCCTCCCGTGTGAAGGGAGTGCTCTCCCGCTGAGCTACGCGCCCGCCTGTGCGGCGGAGGCCCTATTTATTGGGGTCGCGGGATGATGTCAAGCGCCGGAAGTGTCTTCCGCAAAATTGCGGGGACCGAATTTGCAGGGACGATGCCGCGCCCTACATGGGTTGTCCAGGTTCGATCCACGGAAGGGCTCGGGTGCCATGCCGACATCAATGCGATCCATCCCTGCCGTCATGCTGGTCGGCGGAGCCGTGGCAGCCCTGGTGCCGGCGGTCCTGATCTCGACCGCAATGGCGGCCGAGAAGGTCCGTCTCGGCTACGCGATCTATGCCGGCGGTTTCGAAGTCCTCCAGGCCTCCATCCTGCTGGATGTCGGGCGCGACGATTACGAGGTCGAGGTCAGCGCCGAGACCCAGGGGCTGATCGGTACCTTCTTTCCCTGGCAAAACCTGTCGCGCTCCGTCGGCCTCATGCGGGACGGAGAGGCGGCACCGCGCTCGCACCGGCAGAGCGGAACCTGGCGAGGACGGGAGCGGGCCGTCAGCCTGGACTATGACGACACCGGCCGCGTCGTCGCGGATGTCCGGCCGCCGGACGATCCGGCCGAGCGGGACCCCGTGCCGCCGGAGATGGTGCCCGGAACCACCGATCCCCTGTCGGCCGTGCTCTCCGTGGCGACCGGCGTCGCCGCCGGGCGCGGCTGCACCGGGACCGTCCAGGTGTTCGACGGCCGTCGCCGCTATGACCTGAGTTTCCGGACGGTCGGGAACCGCCAGCTCGCCCCCAACCGCTACTCAGTGTTCAGCGGTCCCGCCGTCCATTGCGAGGTCACCTCGAAGGTGCTGGCCGGCCGGTGGAAGCAGGAAGGCGTGGTGACCGAACAGGAGAAACGGGCGCCCGTCGCGCTGATGCTGGCGCCAGTAGTCGAAGGATTGCCGCCGGTCCCGGTCAGGCTGGAGGGCGAGAGCCGGTTCGGCGACGTCATCATGCATCTCATTTCGGCCGACGCTGTCGCCCAGTGATATCAGCGCCTCAATGGTACCCGGCGTCCTCGCCGATCTTGCCGCGGAAGACGTAGTAGGAATAGATCGTGTAGACAACGATCGTCGGGATCAGGAACGCCATGCCGACCAGCAGGAACTCCTGGGTCTCCGGCGGCGAGGCGGCGTCCCAGATGCTGATGTTGGGCGGGATCACGTTCGGCCACAGGCTGACGGCCAGCCCGGCGAAGGACAGGATGAACAGGCCCATGGACAGGGCGAACGGCTGGACCTCGTTCCGCTTGTTGATCGCCCGCCAGTACAGCAGCGCCAGGGCCGCGGTCAGGATCGGCACCGGCGACAGATAGAGGATGTTCGGCCAGGAGAACCAGCGGTCCGCGATGGTCTGGTTGGCCAGCGGCGTCCAGACGCTGACCAGCGCGATGAACCCGATCACGGCGAGGAACAGCGGCTTGGACAGCTTGTACGCCCATTCCTGCAGCGAGCCTTCCGTCCGCCAGATCAGCCAGGTGCAGCCGAGCAGCGCGTATCCCGCCACCAGCGCCATGCCGGTCAGCAAGCTGAAGATCGAGAACCAGTCGAAATTGCCGCCGACATAGGCGCGGTTCTCGACGTCGAATCCCTGGATGAAGGCGCCCAGCGCCATGCCCTGCACGAAGGTGGCGATCAGCGATCCGAAATGGAAGCTGGCGTCCCACAGGTAGCGGCTGCTCTTCGCCTTGAAGCGGAACTCGAACGCGACGCCGCGGAAGATCAGGGCGATCAGCATGGCCAGCAGCGGCAGGTACAGCGCCGGCAGGATCACCGCATAGGCCAGGGGGAACGCCGCGAAAAGCCCCGCGCCGCCCAGGATCAGCCACGTCTCGTTGAAGTCCCAGACCGGGGCTACCGTGTTCATCATCACGTCGCGGTCGGTGTCGCGCCCGGCGAAGGGGAACAGGATGCCCAGCCCCAGGTCGAAGCCGTCCATCAGGACGTACATGATGATCGCGAAGGCGACGATGCCGGTCCAGATCAGGGTAAGGTCCTGCCACCATTCCATGTCGTTCACTCCGCCGGTTCGATGCGTTCGTCAGGCACGGACATCGGCCGCTTCGGGCGTCCGGCCTCCTGGCGTGCCTGATGGGTGGTCTCCTCCCGGTGCGGCTGCGGGCCGAGCTGCAGCAGGCGCAGGATGTAATAGGTCCCCGCCGTGAAGATCAGCGCGTAGGTCACCAGGAAGGTCAGCAGCGACGTCAGCGCTGCGCCGGTGGTCAGCGACGGCGTCACGCCGTCGGCGGTCCGCACCAGCCCCTGGACCATCCAGGGCTGCCGCCCGATCTCCGTGGTGAACCAGCCGGCGAGGATCGCCACGAAGCCGGCCGGGGTCATGGCGACGCAGATCCAGTGGAACCAGGACGAGTCGTACAGCCGCCGGCGCCAGCTCAGGAAGACGAAGCCGATCGCCACGAACAGCATCAGGAAGCCGATGCCGACCATGATCCGGAAGGTCCAGAACACGATCGGCATGTAGGGCCGGTCCTCGGGCGCGAATTCCTTCAGCCCCGGCACCTCGCCTTCCAGCTCGTGGGTCAGGATCAGGCTCGACAGATAGGGGATGCCGATCTCGTAGTGGTTCTCCTCGGCCTCCATGTCGGGCCAGGCGAACAGGATCAGCGGCGCGCCCTCGCCGCCCTCCCAATGGCCCTCCATGGCCGCGATCTTGGCCGGCTGCACCTCCATGGTCTTCAGGCCGTGCAGGTCGCCCAGCAGGATCTGCAGCGGTGCCAGGATAGCGATCAGGCCGAGCGACATGCCGAAGCTGATCCGGGTGTATTCCGCGAAGCGGCCCTTCAGGATGTACCAGGCGCTGATCCCGGCGATCACGAACGATGTGGTCAGGAACGCGGCCGTCACCATGTGGGCGAGGCGGTACGGGAAGGACGGGTTGAACACCACCTCCCACCAGCTCGTCACGAAGAACCGGCCGTCGCGGATCTCGAACCCGGCCGGGGTGTGCAGCCAGCTGTTCGACGACAGGATCCAGAAGGACGAGATGATGGTGCCGATCGCGACCATGCTGGCCGCGAAGAAGTGCATGCCGCGCGGCACCTTGCTGCGGCCGAACAGCAGGATGCCGAGGAAGGCCGCCTCCAGGAAGAAGGCGGTGACCACCTCGTACTGGATCAGAGGTCCCAGCACGTTGCCGGTGATGTCCGACCAGCGGCTCCAGTTGGTGCCGAACTGGTAGGACATCACGATGCCCGACACCACGCCCATGCCGAAAGAGATCGCGAAGATCTTGGTCCAGAATTCGGACAGCCGGCGGTAAACGTCGCGTCCAGTCTTCAGCCACAAGCCTTCTAGCACCATGATCCAATTGGCAAGGCCGATGGTGAAGGCGGGAAAAAGGATATGAAAAGATATGGTGAAAGCAAATTGAATGCGCGACAACATCAACGGATCGATGTCCATTGTCCGCTCCCGTCCTTTGTCCTACAGGCTCCGGAACAGGAATTTTCTGTTCCCGGTTCCGGCACGACGAAGTTTGGAGCTTTGCCGCGCATTAACCAGTGCGACGACTTGGCATCCCTCTTTCGGAGCATCAATGGGTTCGGGGCCGATATGTTGCCGGGACTGTGCCTGCGAAATCAGCGATCAGCTAATCCGTCCAGTACGGCGGGCAACTCCGTGAAATGGTCGATGATGGCGTCGGCGCCCATCTCTTCCGTGGGGACGTGGGGATAGCCGTAGCTGACCGCCACCACCGGGATGCCGGCCCCCCGGGCCGCGGCGACGTCGTTGTGGTTGTCGCCGACCATGACGGCGGCGCCGCCGGTCACGCCGAGCCGGTCCATGATCCAGGTGACGTGGCCGCCGTCGGGCTTGCGCACCGGCAGCGTGTCGCCCCCGGCCACCGATCCGAAGTAGCGGCCGAGGTCGAGTTGGACCAGCACTTCGCGGGTGACGCGTTCCGGCTTGTTGGTGCAGAGCCCGAGCTTCAGCCCGCGCTCCAGCAGCAGGTCCAGCGTCTCCGGCACGCCGGGAAAGATCGAGTCCGGCGAGGCGGGCTGCTTCTCGTAGAACTCCAGGAAGTCGGCGTAGATCTGGGGTGTCCTGTCCGGGTCGAGGCTGGTCCCGGTCGCCTCGAAGACGCGGCGCAGCAGGATCGGGGCGCCGTCGCCGACCATGACGCGGATCTGCTCCACGGTGACCGGGGGGCGTTCGTACTTGTCCAGCAGCTTGTTGACCGCGGCCGTGATGTCGGTCGCGCTGTCGATCAGGGTGCCGTCCAGGTCGAAGATCACGGCTTGTAGTCGAGGCATGCGGCGGTTCCCCAGTTTCCTTCGGTGATTGTCGTTCCCGGCCGGTCGCCCATCGAGGGCTTTGGCGGAGGCCGGAGGTGTGGCACAAGGAGGTACGACCCTCCCGTGAACGCGGATCAGACGATAACAGCACCATGACATCGACGCACCATACCCAAACCCGCCGTCCGCTCGCCTGCATCATTCTCGCGGCGGGCAAGGGCACCCGCATGAAGTCGGACCTGCCCAAAGTGCTGCACAAGGTGGCGGGCCGCTCCATGGTCGGCCACGTGGTCGCGGCGGCCTCGGCCCTGGAGCCCGAACGGATCACCGTCGTGGTCGGGCCGGGGATGGAGGACGTCGCGGCCGAGGTGGCGCCCCACGCCACTGTCGTCCAGGAACGCCAGCTCGGCACCGCAGACGCCGTCATGGCCGCCCGGCCGCTGGTCGAGGGGTTCGAGGGGGACGTGCTGGTCGTCTACGGCGACACCCCGCTGGTGACGCCCGCGACGCTCTCGCGGATGATCGAGGCGCGCAACGCTTCCGGCGATCCCGCGGTCGTCGTCCTGGGCATGCGGCCGGACGATCCGGGCGCCTACGGCCGGCTGATCCAGGGGGCCGACGGTGGCCTGGACGCGATCGTCGAATATCTCGACGCGACGGAGCCGCAACGGGCGGTGACCCTGTGCAATGCCGGGCTGATGGCGTTCGACGGGCGGCGCCTGTTCGCCCTGCTGGACGCCATCGGCAACGACAACGCCAAGGGGGAGTTCTACCTGACCGACGCGGTCGCCGTCGCGCGCGCCGCGGGGCACGCCTGCCGGGTCGTCGAGGCCTCGGCCGAAGAGGTGGTCGGCGTCAACTCCCGCGCCGAGCTTGCCGCCGTCGAACGGCTGATGCAGGGCCGCCTGCGGTCGGCCGCCATGGCCGGGGGCGCCACGCTGGCGGATCCGGAGACGGTCTATTTCAGCCATGACACCCGGCTGGGGCGCGACGTGACGGTCGGGCAGAACGTCGTGTTCGGTCCCGGCGTCGAGATCGGCGACCGGGTCGAGATCCGTCCGTTCTGCCACCTGGAGGAGGTCCGCGTGGCGGACGGCGCCCTGATCGGCCCCTATGCCCGGCTGCGCCCGGGAGCCGACATCGGACCCGACGTCCATATCGGCAATTTCGTCGAGGTCAAGAACGCCCGCATCGACAAGGGCGCCAAGGTCAACCACCTGACCTATATCGGCGACGCCAGCGTGGGCGCCAAGGCCAACATCGGGGCGGGCACGATCACCTGCAACTATGACGGTTTCTTCAAGAGCCGCACCGAGATCGGCGCCGGCGCCTTCATCGGCTCCAACTCGGCGCTGGTCGCCCCGGTGACCATCGGGGCCGGCGCCATCGTCGGCGCCGGCAGCGTGATCACCCGCGACGTTCCGGCCGACGCGCTGACGGTGGAGCGGTCCAAGCAGAGCGTCCACGAAGGCTGGGCGGCGGGCTTCCGAACCCGCAGGGCGGCGGAGAAGGCGGCGAAGCCGAAGTAGGGAAGGGGGCGGGCCCGCGCTGGAATGTGAGCGCCGAGAAGCCTATAGTATCCCCGATGCAACGGGGACGGACCATGGGCTATCTGGCGCTCGACCGATACAGGAACATCGAGGCGGACCTGTCGGCCTTCTGCGACCGCTGGAAGGTGGCCGAACTCGCCCTGCTCGACCTTCCCGAGCAGGAGCGCTCGGACCCGGACGCCGAACTGGACGTGCTGGTCACCATGCGGCCGGATGCGGAATGGACCTTGTTCGACCGGGTGACGATGCAGGACGAGCTTTCCAGGATTTTCGGTCGCAGGTCGCATTTCTACAGCTGGACGGGATTGGTCGAGTTCGGCAATCGAGAACGGACGCGGATGTTCCGCGATGCGGCGCACAGCCTCTATGTCGCCCTCTGACCGTGCCGCCCTGGGTCATATCCGGGATGCCTGCACGTTGATCATGAGCTTCGCCGCTTCCGTCGGAGGTCAGGATTTGTTGGAGGACCGCCGGTCGATCTCGGCGATCGCTTACCAATTGATCATCATCGGAGAGGCGACGAAGCGTTTGTCCAGGGACTTCCGGGATCGGCACGGAGCGGTCAACTGGCGGTCGATCGCCGGGACTCGCGACGTGCTGGTCCACGACTTCCAGAATCTGGACGTCGTGGTTCTATGGCGCACCGCCACACGGCATGTGCCGATGCTGGCGCTTGCCGTCTCCAGGATACTCGACCCTCTCTGAACTGGATACCGCTACCTTGGGGGCTGTTTGTCGGCAGCCGAAACCGAGATCGGATTTGAACTGACCTCACGGCTCCTTTGAGAGGTTAACGCCGTATCCGGCTCAACGCGCCACCATATATGAACTGATCCATCAAGAAACATCGAATCACCAAGGAGACCACCGATGAGCGTCATGACTGAAACCGCGGCAACGCTCGGCCTCAAGGATCCCGGACTGCTGCGCGGCCAGTGCTATATCGACGGTCAGTGGATCGATGCCGACAGCGGCAAGACCATCGACGTCACCAATCCCGCGGATGGCAGGAAGCTCGGCACCGTTCCCGCCATGGGCACGGCCGAGACGCGGCGCGCGATCGAGGCGGCCGGCCGGGCTTATCCCGCGTGGCGCGCCAAGACCGCCAAGGAACGCTCGAAGATCTTGCGCGCCTGGTTCGACCTGATGATGGCGAACCAGGAGGACCTGGCCCGGATCATGACTGCGGAGCAGGGCAAGCCGATCGCCGAGTCGCGAGGCGAGGTCGCCTATGCCGCCTCCTTCATCGAGTGGTTCGCCGAGGAGGCGAAGCGGGTCTACGGCGACACAATCCCGCCGCACCTGGCCGGCCGCCGGCTCGTGGTGACCAAGGAGCCGGTCGGCGTCTGCGCCGCCATCACGCCGTGGAACTTCCCGGCCGCCATGATCACCCGCAAGGCCGGCCCCGCGCTGGCGGTCGGCGCCCCGATCGTGATCAAGCCGGCCACGGCCACGCCTTTTTCAGCCTTCGCCATGGCCGTTCTGGCCGAGCGTGCGGGGGTGCCGGCCGGCATCCTGAGCGTGCTGACCGGTTCCGCCAAGGAGATCGGCGGCGAGATGACGACCAACCCGATCGTGCGGAAGCTGACCTTCACCGGCTCGACCGAGATCGGCAAGCAGCTGATGTCCCAGTGCGCCGGCACGGTCAAGAAGGTGTCGCTGGAGCTGGGCGGCAACGCGCCTTTCATCGTGTTCGACGACGCCGACCTGGACGAGGCGGTCAAGGGCGCCATCGCGTCCAAGTACCGCAACACCGGGCAGACCTGCGTCTGCGCCAACCGCCTGCTGGTGCAGAACGGCATCTACGACGCCTTCGCCGCCAAGCTGGCCGAGGCGGTCAAGGCGTTGAAGGTAGCCGATGGGATGACCGAGGGCGCCCAGCAGGGCCCGCTGATCGACATGGCGGCGATCGAGAAGGTCGAGGACCATATCCGTGACGCGCTGTCCAAGGGCGCCCGGATCGTCGTCGGCGGCGAGCGCCACCCCCTCGGCGGCACCTTCTTCCAGCCGACCGTCCTGGCCGACGTCACCACCGAGATGAAGGTGACCCGCGAGGAGACCTTCGGGCCGGTGGCGCCGCTGTTCCGCTTCGACACGGAGGAGGAGGCGGTGAAGATGGCGAACGACACCGAGTACGGGCTGGCGGCCTACTTCTACAGCCGCGACGTCGGCCGGATCTGGCGGGTCGCCGACGGGCTGGAATACGGCATCGTCGGCATCAACGAGGGCATCATCTCGACCGAGGTGGCGCCGTTCGGCGGCATGAAGGAGAGCGGTATCGGCCGCGAGGGCTCCAAGTACGGCATGGAGGAATACCTGGAGGTCAAATATCTCTGCATGGGCGGCATCGATAACGCCTGATCCCGGCATCTTCCGCGGGGCCGCGGACCGATTTCGTGGCCCCGGAGCGACAGCCAGGCGGCGTTCCTGGGTCGGACCGCACGATTTTGCATGACCGGGCACCCTGTTCCGGTCTATTCCAAAAGGTTAGAACCTGTCGCGGTGAGGCGCATGCATGATCCATGCGCCACCATCGCGGGACGGTCCCAACAAAGGACGCAAAAGTGCCGCCGCCTAGACATAATCGCCCCTCTTTCCGAAGCCAGAACCGTGCCCCCGGCCTTGATGGCGGCAGCCCAGAACGGGTTCGCGGCGACGCCATGACGAAGCACGCGCGCTATCTGGACCTGGCGCAGGACGCCAAGGCCGCGGGAGACGAAATCACCGCCCAGGGCCATCTGCAATACGCCGAACACTGGTACCGCACCGCCATGGCCGACCGCCGGCCGCCGGAGCCGATCGAGGACGTGGCGGGTGACGACGGCCAGCCTCCGGTCGATCCGGGTCCCGGCGGGCAAGGGCCGAACGGCCCGGGCGGGCCGGGCAACATGGACCGGAAGCCGCGCCGACGCGGCCAGCGCACCGGCCCCCTGCGCCGCCGGCCGCCGCCTCCGGAGGGTTGAGAGGCTTCGCGATCGCTCCAGCCGCTTCGGAACGGGAGCCCGCTGTTCCGGGCGGGCTCCGCCGGAGGGCCTTCGCCGCAAGCCGCTGACGGAGCGCCGACGGTTCTCGACCGCTACGCTGCGGGACCGTGACGGCCTGAGCCGATGTCAGGGGATGCCGTCGACCGCGACCAGGATGCCGACGCAGCGGTTGAGCGGTTCGGAGATGCCGTCGCTCGTCGGCATCGGCATCTTGGTCTCGCCCATGCCGACGGTTTCAATCAGATCGGCCGGAACGCCGGCCCGCTCCAGAAGGCTGGCGACCGATCCGGCGCGCGCCAAGGCAAGCTCCTGGTTGAAGGCCGTCGGGCCGACCGTGTCGGTGTAGCCGACGACCTTGATCGACCGGACCCGCAAGTCCGAGATGAAGCGGCTGGCCGTCAGGGTCTTGCGCTCGCCGCCGGGGGTCAGGGTGGCGCTTCCCGGATTGAAATGGACTTCCTGGATCTTGAACAGCATCTGGCTCAGGTCCGGATGGGTGCCGGCGCGCGCCTGCGTCGGCACCACGGAGGGGTCGGACGGCAGTCGCTCGGCCGGTGCCATGGCGACGACCTGCCGGACCGGGGCGTCGGCCGCCGCCTCTCCCGTCGGGGGCTTGCGTCCGGGCGGGCGGGCGGGTTCCTGCGGCCGGGCTGCCACGGCCCGCTCGGGCTTGCGCGGCGGTACCGCCGCCGCGGTTTCCGGCGCCGGCCGGCCGGCGCCCGGCTTGGTCGGGGGCACCTTCGCCGCCGGGGCGCTTTCCGAAGGCGGCGAAGCCGCAAGGGGCTCCGCGGGCGGGGCGGCCTCGGGCTGCGGTTCCTGTATGGGATCCGGGACGGGAGTTGCTTCGGGCGGGGACTCGGAACCGGGCTCCGGCTCGGCAAGGGTGGCCTGCGCCTCCTCGCCGTCATCGGATTCCAGGGGCGGGATCGACTCTCCGCCGGCGGCGGGCTCGTCGCCCGTGCGTCCCTCGAAGGGGGGCGGCTGCTCGCCCGCTGCCGGCCCGGCATCCGGTTCCGCCGCGACTTCCGGCTCGGTGGCATCCGGTTCCGCCTCGACGTCCGGCCCGGTGGCGTCCGGTACCGGCTCCGCAGCTGCGGCTACCGGTTCCTGCGGTGGACTTGTCGGTTGGTTCTCCGTGATCGAGTCCTGCGGTGCGGCGGAGCTTTCTTGCTTTTCCGGCTCCCCGTCGCACGCCGCCAAGGCAAAGGTGAGTACAAGACCAATCAAGCAGGCGTTACGCTGCTTCCTCCACGAATTCATTGTCAGGCCCCGTTCCCCGAAATTCTGCGGACGGACCGTAGCCAGCGGACTCGTTGTTTCGCCTGTGGCAATTCGCGGACGCAGGCGCCTTATCGCCACACTGTGTCGCCATACGCACAGTTCTTCTATGCTGTTCTCGACGGATGCCTCTAGATAATCCTTTTGCGTGGATTATAACTTGCGCCTTTTGAGCTCGCGAACCAGGAAGCGCGCCGGATGGAGTGCAGCCATAAGGCCGCTTGCGGCATCGGGGTCGACCGGCCAGGGGCCTCCGCATATCTGCGCCGCCAGCAGGTCGGCCGCAAAGGGGGCGGTGACCAGCCCGCGCGCCCCGAGTCCCGCCATGACCCAGAGGCCGGGGTGACAGACCGCGGCGGCGAAGCTCCGCTCCGGCCGTCCGTGTCTCAGCCCGGCGAAATCCTCGACGAAACGGTCGCGGTCCACGACCGGCCCCACCAGCGGAAGATGGTCGGCGGTCATGGCCCGCAGCGAGGCACGGCCCATGGGCGTGCCCGCACCCTCGAACAGGCCGGGGAACAGGCTTTCGGCCTCCGCGAGATTGCGGGTGTCGTCGGTGGCTTCCGGCTCCTGCGCCGCCGCCGGGACCTGATCCTCGACCGTGTCGAAGGTCGCTCCGATCAGGTGCCGGCCCTCGCGCGCCGGCAGGAGATAGCCGCCGTGGCTGATCACGCAGCGCAGGGACGCGCTGCGCCGGGTGGCTTGCACGACGGTGACCTGACCCCGGCGCGGCGACAGGGACAGCCAG
This Skermanella mucosa DNA region includes the following protein-coding sequences:
- the glmU gene encoding bifunctional UDP-N-acetylglucosamine diphosphorylase/glucosamine-1-phosphate N-acetyltransferase GlmU, which translates into the protein MTSTHHTQTRRPLACIILAAGKGTRMKSDLPKVLHKVAGRSMVGHVVAAASALEPERITVVVGPGMEDVAAEVAPHATVVQERQLGTADAVMAARPLVEGFEGDVLVVYGDTPLVTPATLSRMIEARNASGDPAVVVLGMRPDDPGAYGRLIQGADGGLDAIVEYLDATEPQRAVTLCNAGLMAFDGRRLFALLDAIGNDNAKGEFYLTDAVAVARAAGHACRVVEASAEEVVGVNSRAELAAVERLMQGRLRSAAMAGGATLADPETVYFSHDTRLGRDVTVGQNVVFGPGVEIGDRVEIRPFCHLEEVRVADGALIGPYARLRPGADIGPDVHIGNFVEVKNARIDKGAKVNHLTYIGDASVGAKANIGAGTITCNYDGFFKSRTEIGAGAFIGSNSALVAPVTIGAGAIVGAGSVITRDVPADALTVERSKQSVHEGWAAGFRTRRAAEKAAKPK
- a CDS encoding HepT-like ribonuclease domain-containing protein; the encoded protein is MSFAASVGGQDLLEDRRSISAIAYQLIIIGEATKRLSRDFRDRHGAVNWRSIAGTRDVLVHDFQNLDVVVLWRTATRHVPMLALAVSRILDPL
- the gabD gene encoding NADP-dependent succinate-semialdehyde dehydrogenase — protein: MSVMTETAATLGLKDPGLLRGQCYIDGQWIDADSGKTIDVTNPADGRKLGTVPAMGTAETRRAIEAAGRAYPAWRAKTAKERSKILRAWFDLMMANQEDLARIMTAEQGKPIAESRGEVAYAASFIEWFAEEAKRVYGDTIPPHLAGRRLVVTKEPVGVCAAITPWNFPAAMITRKAGPALAVGAPIVIKPATATPFSAFAMAVLAERAGVPAGILSVLTGSAKEIGGEMTTNPIVRKLTFTGSTEIGKQLMSQCAGTVKKVSLELGGNAPFIVFDDADLDEAVKGAIASKYRNTGQTCVCANRLLVQNGIYDAFAAKLAEAVKALKVADGMTEGAQQGPLIDMAAIEKVEDHIRDALSKGARIVVGGERHPLGGTFFQPTVLADVTTEMKVTREETFGPVAPLFRFDTEEEAVKMANDTEYGLAAYFYSRDVGRIWRVADGLEYGIVGINEGIISTEVAPFGGMKESGIGREGSKYGMEEYLEVKYLCMGGIDNA
- a CDS encoding DUF4167 domain-containing protein, yielding MRHHRGTVPTKDAKVPPPRHNRPSFRSQNRAPGLDGGSPERVRGDAMTKHARYLDLAQDAKAAGDEITAQGHLQYAEHWYRTAMADRRPPEPIEDVAGDDGQPPVDPGPGGQGPNGPGGPGNMDRKPRRRGQRTGPLRRRPPPPEG
- a CDS encoding OmpA family protein, coding for MIGLVLTFALAACDGEPEKQESSAAPQDSITENQPTSPPQEPVAAAAEPVPDATGPDVEAEPDATEPEVAAEPDAGPAAGEQPPPFEGRTGDEPAAGGESIPPLESDDGEEAQATLAEPEPGSESPPEATPVPDPIQEPQPEAAPPAEPLAASPPSESAPAAKVPPTKPGAGRPAPETAAAVPPRKPERAVAARPQEPARPPGRKPPTGEAAADAPVRQVVAMAPAERLPSDPSVVPTQARAGTHPDLSQMLFKIQEVHFNPGSATLTPGGERKTLTASRFISDLRVRSIKVVGYTDTVGPTAFNQELALARAGSVASLLERAGVPADLIETVGMGETKMPMPTSDGISEPLNRCVGILVAVDGIP